The nucleotide sequence TAACGCCATCAATAATATCGTATCCAACGAAGATGCATCGACGACCGAACTCGCCCAGGTCATCTTGCAAGATGCCACCCTCACCGCTCGCATTCTGAGAATCGCCAACAGCGCGACTTACAATCCTACTGCGTCGTCGATCAACACCATCAGCCGGGCGATTGTCATTCTCGGTTTCAATATGGTGCGCGATCTCAGTCTTTCGCTGGCGATCATCGACGCGCTCTTGAACCTCAAAGGCAGACAGCACGCATTTCGCTTAATGGCACGCTCGTTCCATGCCGCGGTGCAGGCCAAATCCATCGCCGAGGAACGGGGGGACGACGCCCCCGAAGAGATTTTCATCGCCGCCTTGCTCTATTATATCGGCGAAATGGCTTTCTGGTGCGTTGCCGGGCAAGAAGGCGAAAGAATACTCCACTTGACCGACGATAAAGGTTATCCGCCGGAAATGGCGCAACGGCAAGTCTTGGGATTCACCTTCAATCAACTGACCATCGCCCTGACTCAGGATTGGCACCTGAGCGATTTGCTGCACAGCGCCATCAACCAACCGCACCTCAAAAATCCGCGCATCAAGGACATCATCTACGGCCACAAATTGGCCGTATCCGCGGAAAAAGGCTGGAACGCCAAAACCACACACGAATTGATCCGAACCATCGCCCCCTACCTGGGACTCGAACCCGAGAAAACCCAGGCGCATCTCTGTCATAACGCCGTCAAGGCGATGGATGTGGCAAAGCTGTTCGGCGCCTCATCCATTATCGAGTATCTGCCCATCCCTGAAAATAGCAGCGCGGAGGGAACCTCGGCCGATTGTCAGGAAGCGGAAAAATATCCATCCCCCGACCCAATCCTTCAGTTAAATATTTTGCACGACCTGTCCCGCATTCTGGAGAAACAGCCCAACATCAATCTTACCCTGGAGACGGTTCTCGAAGGCATTTATCGCGGCGTCGGCATGGATCGTACGCTGTTTGCGTTACTCACTCCGGATAAAAAGCGCATTCATGGAAAATACGCCCTCGGAGAAGACAACCAACTTTTCACCCAAAAGTTTCAGTTCGAACTCGGGCAAGTCCCATTTTTCGACTGGCTCTTCAAGCACAAAGACGCGATATGGATAAAAAACACCCAAGATCCGGAAAACCAGCCCCTTATCGTCAATCAATTACTGGAGATAATCGCCGCGCCGGCATTTTTTGCTTTTCCGTTGATTCTCAACACGACGCCCATCGGCATCGTTTACGCGGATCGGCAACCCAGTATGCGCAAACTCGACGCGGACAGTTTCGAAAGCTTCCGCCATTTTTGCATTCAGGCGAAAATGGCGATCGAATACACCTCCCTGAAAAAACGCTGAGACTCGGTCATGCCTGTCATCAAACGAACGCGGAAATCATCCAATTTCCGTTAAAGTAACAGAATTTTCACCCAATCCACCCGATTCTGTAACAACGATCCGCCACAATTTCCCCTCGATTCAATGGCACCGTGGGGAAAGATTCATGAAATTGCATTGCCGCACCGTCTGCCTCTCCGACATTCACCTCGGCACCCGCAACTGCAAGGCGGAAGAATTGGTCGACTTTCTCCGCCGCCTCCACTGCGACACCCTATATCTGGTGGGGGATGTCATCGATTTTTGGCGTTTGAAACAAGCCGGCTGGTACTGGCCCGCCGCCCACAACGAGGTCGTTCGTCAACTGCTGACCTTGGCGCAGAACGGCACTCGGGTGGTCTATATTCCCGGCAACCACGACGAGTTGCTGCGCGGTTACGTGGGAACCGAGTTCAACGGCATCGAGATCGCCTCGCGTTGCGTTCACGAAAGCGCCGATGGCCGCCGGCTGATGATTCTTCACGGCGACGAATTCGACGCGGTGATTTGCTCCAGCCCCTGGCTCAGCACCTTCGGCAGCCGCAGCTACGACGCCCTGCTGGGGCTGAATCATTGGGTCAATCTCGGGCGGCGCAAACTCGGCCTGCCCTATTGGTCGTTCGCGTCTTTTCTCAAATCCCGGGTCAAAAACGCGGTCGATTACATTGCCACCTTCGAGCAAGCGCTCATTCACAGCGCCCATCGTCAGCAAGTGGACGGGATCTTTTGCGGCCACATTCATCATCCCGCCCTGCGTCAAGCGGGAGGCATCCTCTACGGCAATTGCGGCGACTGGGTGGAACACTGCACGGCACTGATGGAGGACGCAACCGGTCAGTGGTCACAGCTCTTTTGGATGGAAGACCGTGCCCGCCTGCTCACCGATATCCGGCAGGCCGGTGCGCTGCCAACAACTCGCCAAAGAAGGGCGGCCTAGAACGCATCCCGATGGCGCGGCGTGTCGACATTGGTGAATGTTTCGGAGGCCGCAATCAACGCTTATTGTGTTGCCTGATCGTCGAGGCTATTTGCCGGGCAAGACGGGCCACGCCTTTGCCGGTGACTTTTTCGGGAGGGCCTTTGACCTCCACGATGAATTCCTCTACCAGCTCGCCGGTTTGCGCGGAGACCAAGCGGGCGAACAAATAAACGAACAAAAAGCTCGCTTTATGGACCCGGCCCACCACGACCCACTCGGCACCGACATCGCGTCCCAGTCGGGCGGCCACATCGGAATGCTCGAACAGATAACCGAACCCCTTGTTTGCCGCCTGCTGAGCGGCGGGATCCAATACAACAATGCGATACTTCCATCGATTCCTCAAGATTTCTTGCAAGGACGGCTTGATGGAGGCGGTCCGATCCATTTCTTCCTGGGTGCGGGGCTTAAGCGTCAAATCCTTGAGTTCGAAATCGAGAATCGCGATCGATGCATTTTCCGCAAAGGCCGGACTGCACGACAAAATCAACCAGGCGACAATGATCGAATACTTTAGCACCGAATGCATGGGACTCTCCTCGCACCATTTTGTCCGAATGATCGAAGTAAATATGGCCGAATCCGATCGGTTGAAAAATAATTGTGGCATAAATTCAGTGATTGGCCTATAGTAGTTTTGGATTTTGTTTAGGTAAGGTATTCATGGCTACAGGTACTGTTAAATGGTTTAACGAAGCCAAGGGCTTCGGTTTCATCGCTCAGGACGATGGTGGTGCAGACGTGTTCGTTCACTTCAGCGCGATTCAAGGCTCCGGTTTCAGAACCCTGACCGAAGGTCAATCCGTCCAATTCGACGTCGAAAACGGGCCCAAGGGTCCTCAAGCAAGCAACGTCGTTCCTCAATAAACGCTTGCACTGATTGAGCTGAAACGCGCTTGCATGGGCGCGTTTCACGCCCGCCTCAGGAAACTCGCACCGGCAATCCCCATCTCCCCATCGGAGAGGCGGGAGCGTCGGTGGGTTTTTTTCCATTTCTCGTCGTATCCGGTTCGCGACGAGCCCCCCGGTGACCGCCCCGGTCGCTATCAATCCATACAATTCGAGAAATAGCGTATGAAAACACTCTTTGTCGGAAATATCGCACCGCAAGCAACGGAAAACGATATCAAGGAACTTTTCTCCGAATATGGCACGGTGCGCAAGCTGGAACTACCGCGAGACATCTTCACCGGCAAATGCAGGGGGTTTGCTTTTGTCGACATGGAAGGCCATGAAGCCCGCGCCGCCAAAGCCGCCTTGGACGGGAAAACCTTCATGGACAGCCACCTGAAAGTGCGCGACGAGAAACCGCGGCTTAAAAAAGGCCGTCGTCGCCGTCGCTAATCCTCGCCTCAAGGAATACGAAAAACAGAGTTTCGCTCGCCCCGAAGAAAACATACGAAGGTGAGACAAAACGGCTGTCAGGATTTTTGACACTTCCGGTTCGCTCATTGAACACCGCACTGTCGCCTTTTAGCAACTAGCGGATTTTATTGAGAATTTATTTCTGGCTCCAATCTTGCTTAAAAGCTCTACGGCTAACGTTAGCTTAATTAGCTAATTTCGTCCGGACTTCTCGAGGTCGACCGAGACACCTCTAGACCTCAAGCAGTCACGGAAACCAAATAGCCCGGAACGTATAATCAAGAGGAGCTTGTAAATAATGAAGTTGTTATCGAAATTCGCCGTTTCGATTCTTGCTGCCGCCCCTTTCATCTCGGCATGGGCGGATACTCCCCCTGAAGGTTGCTATAATCCGGTACGCGGTTTTGCCGCATCGATCTGCGCAAACACCGATTGCACCACTCAACTCGGCATCTACCAAATCGAATTGAAGCGCCAGTCTCCCGGCGGCAACCCTTGGCTCAGAATGAGTGGAACCTTCCGGGGCACGATCACAGAGCAACCCAATGAATGTGGCGGCATCACTTTAAATCATATTTTCATGGACAAGGACATGGAAGGGACTATTTCCACGAACAATGACGTGGGTTGTCCGATAGGCGGCGACGGGGTCAATACGTTGGAAATCGAAGAAACATTACACGTCGCCCAAGGCACTGGGATCTATGAAGGGCTCGTTCCCGGGGGAACGATCACGCTCACCGGCACGTTGGGTTTGGCGACGGGAATCAATACTTTCGAAGTCACCCCCAGCCCCGACGACGAAATCTGCTTTGACCCCCTACCTTAAATCGGGAACGATTACAGCGACATCCATCAGGATCACACTGACAAAGCCCCGCTTAGATGGCGGGGCTTTGTCGCAATATAAGAACACCCACCGTTGTTCCTCATCGGTCTTAGTCCCGGCGAGGACTGATCCGGGCTTTCGACGCGCTTCGTACAATCGGCCGCATTCTTGCGTGCGGCGTTTTTTGAGCCCGCTAGCCCTCTTCGCCAATGTAGATCGCCATTTCCCTTTCATGTCGATCCGGCTGAGGATCCGAGATGGATTCAACAAGACCGATTCGCGCTACATAACTTTCGGCAAGTCCGTATTCCCTTGCCCCTGTCAGCACATGGTGTTTGTACCAATGATAGGGAAATAACGTCGAATCGATGCTGACAGCATAGTAAGTAAAGGCCTCAAGGGTTTCACCGGAAGGCGTTGCCACTTCGACCGTTTTCTCTTCGTAGCTGTGACCCAGCCCTTCCACGCTATCCAAATGGGGTTTTTCCGTTTCGAAAATATCGAATACCACGCCCATCACGGCATGTGCTTCATTTCCGGTTTCGTGGGCATCACATTTGCTGGAGCCGTCCTTACCTTTTTTATGGAACCTCAAATCATGTCGATCGAGGGTCGCGATCGTGACAAAATTTGCCGATGGCACCCGAGCTTTGAGCCGCTTACTCGACATATTGGAACCATAGGAGAAATAAAGCATATCAATATAGACCTCTCATTGCGGTAAGGTTGAACGCTACCGTGGCCGGCCACTCAATCCAAACGGTCAGCCAATAGCTGAGCCTGCGCCGAGAACGGCGTTTTATGACCGGGCTCGATTCGGGTGTAGCTGCCGTCCGGCTGGAGTTCCCAGCTGCCGGTGGTGTCGCGCAGGGAATAGCGCAGGGTCTCACGAATCACTTGACGTTGGAGGCTGCGCGATTGGATGGGGAAAGCCGCTTCCACCCGGCGGTGTAGATTGCGGATCAGCCAGTCGGCGCTGGCGGCGTAAACTTCCGGCTTACCGTCGTTGCCAAAGTAATAGACCCGACTGTGCTCCAAAAACCGCCCCAATATCGAGCGCACTCGGATGTTGTCCGACATCCCCTTCACGCCCGGCCTCAGGCAGCAGATTCCACGCACGATCAAATCGATCTTGACGCCGGCCCGGGAAGCGGCATAGAGCGCTTCGATAATCTCCGGGTCTTCCAGGCCGTTCATCCGGGCAATGATGCGCCCGCGCTTCCCCTGCCTCGCCAAATCCGCTTCGCGGTGGATTTTGTCGAGGAAGAAACGGTGCAGATCGAACGGCGCTTGCACCAATTTTTGGAGTTTGAAGGCGTGACCCAGCCCGGTGAGCTGATGAAACAAGCGCTGCACATCCTCTCCCAGAATCGGTTCGGCGCTGAGCAAGCCGATATCGGTATAGAATCCGGTGGTGATCTCATGGTAGTTGCCGGTGCTCAAATGCACATAGCGGCGCAGACCTTCCTTCTCCTGGCGTACGATCAACAACATCTTGGCGTGCGTCTTGTAGCCGACCACTCCGTACACCACATGCACCCCCGCCTCGTACAGACGCTCGGCCAGGCGGATGTTGTCGGCTTCGTCGAAGCGGGCGCGGAGCTCGATCACCGCGCTCACCTCCTTGCCGTTCTGGGCCGCCCTAACCAGGGCGTCGGCGATGGAAGATCGGGAGGCGGTCCGGTAAAGGGTTTGGCGAATGGCCAAGACTTTTTCGTCGTCGGTGGCCTGCTCCAGCAAGGCCACCACCGGCGAGAAGGCGTCGTAGGGATGATGGAGCAGCACCTCGCCGCGCCGCAAGACGCCGAAATAATCCTCCTGAGCGACACAACGCTTGGGGATGGCCGGTTTGAACGACGAATACTTGAAATCCGGGCGCTCCACGTCGTCGTATACCGAAGCCAGCCGGTGCAGATTGACCGGACCGTTGACCTGATACAGATCATCTTCCATCACCCCCAGGCAATCGCCCAAATAGCGCGCCACTTCCGGCGGACAGTTATCGGCCACTTCCAGCCGCACCGCCTGCCCGAAACGGCGCTCCTGCTCCAATCGGCCTTGGAGTTCGCGCTTGAGGTCTTCCATTTCCTCTTCGTCGATATACAGCTCGGTATCGCGCGTCACCCGGAATTGATAGCACCCCTCCACGGTCAAGCCGGGAAACAGCTCGCCGACGAAGGCGTGGAGGACCGAAGATAAGAAGACGAAGGCGGTGTCGGTGCCGGCCAATTCTCTCGGCAGACGCACCAACCTGGGCAGGGAGCGGGGAACCGGAAGCAGCGCGTAGCGGTGGCCGCGACCGAAAGCATCGTTGCCGTGGAGGCAGACGATAAAATGAAGGTTCTTGTTGGCGATTCGCGGGAAAGGATGGGCGGGATCGATACTCAGGGGCGTGACCACCGGCAATACCTGTTCGCGCATGTAAGTATTCAGCCAGCTGCGCTGGGCGTTATTCCAATGAGCACGCCGCAGAAAGCGGATGCCCTCTCCGGCCAATGCCGGGATCAACTGGCCATTGAGCAGCCGATACTGATCGTCCACCATGGCGCGCACCCGCTCGTTGAGCGTTCGAAAGAGCGCACCGGTATCGGCCCGATCCACCCCGGTGCCGGTGACGCCGAGACTGATCTTTTTTTTCAGCGCCGCCACCCGGACTTCAAAAAACTCGTCCAGATTGGCGCTGGAAATACATAAAAACCTCAGCCGCTCCAACAACGGCTGAGTCTCGTCCTCCGCCATGGCCAACACCCGGCGGTGGAACGCCAACAAGCTCAATTCCCGATTCAGATAACGCTGCGAGTTCATCCATCCTCAAGCGACGCGGTTCAAGGGGGGCGTGATTTCCATCCGCGGCGGCCAAACCGGCCAGGATATACTTTCGGGCATGCTTGGCCAATGCCTGGCGCTGCTCGGATGCGGGAAGCGGACGGCACCATACGACGGTCGCCGGCACGATGCGAAGACTCAACACCCGCACCAGAGAACTCAGAAAATCATCCTCACCGATGAACGGGGCGCACCGCGCCGCTTTCCCCCGATAACGCAGGCCCACCGGCTGGACGGGCACGGCGGTCTCGTGGACCGCTTGGAAAACAGCAGTACTAAAGGGTAACACAGTTTCGCCTCTAGTGGTCGTGCCCTCGGGAAAGACCACCACCTTATCGCCCGCTTGCAATCGAACGCCGACCGCCCGGACCAAGCCGGCGGTGGCGCGCAGATTGCCCCGGGTCACGAACAGCGTCCCGCTGCGCCGGGCGAGAAATCCCATCAACGGCCAGTCGGCCACCTCGTTCTTGGCGACGAAGGTGACCGGGACCTGGGTTCCAAGCACCAGCACATCCAGCCAGGAAATATGGTTGCAGGGCACCAAGGCCGGACCGGATTCGGGCTCGCCCCGAACCTCCAGGCGCAATCCCAGAATGCGCGCCATCCCCCGGAACCACTTGAGTCGGATCGCCGGGCAGGCGGTTGGCTGCAATCGTTCCAACCAGGGAAAAACGCCGCCCAGGATAGCCGCGCCAAGGAGCAACCAGGTCAGGAAGAGCGCTCCCTTAAGACAGACTCTCGACCAGGCCACGGTCTTTGGTGCGCGTTTCCAGAAAGCGTTTCGAATAGCGACTCTGGATATTGGCCAAGGGCAACAGGATGAACACGTCCATGCAATTGAAGTCTTCGTCCCAATAGGGGTCGCCGCACACCCAAGCACCTACCCGCAGATAGGTTTGCAGCAGGGGCGGGACGCCGCAATCGTCACGGACGCAGTGGAGATCCGGCGGAACCGGGCGGCGCGAGGTTACCTCCAACCAATTGGGCCCCGTCTGCTCGGGCATCAGGCGGCGATAAAACGCTTCCACCGCGAAACCGTCCGGCCCCGGCGGAATGCTGGCGCAACCCATGAGATAGGAAAATCCGCGCTCCCGGGCGTAATGGATCAGCGCCGACCAGAGAATGGTCAGCACGATCCCGCCGCGGCTGGTGCGATCGACGCAAGTGCGCCCGACCTCCAGAAACCGCCCCGGCAGAGTACGCACCGCTCCCAGATCGAATTCCTTCTCCGAATAGAAATGCCCCACCCGATCGGCCGCCGCGTCGCTGAGCAGGCGGGTGCAGCCGACAATCTTCCCGCTGCGGCGGTCGCGCACCACCAAATGGTCGCAATAGGGGTCGAATTGATCCCGGTCGAGCCCATCCGAACCTTCCAGGCGCGCGCCCATTTCCTGGGCGAAGACCCGATAGCGAAGCGCATACGCCTCCCTCACCGTCGCGTCATTCATGGCCACGAAGGCCTCGTAACGGCGGTTGGAGGCGACCGAAAAATCCCGCTGCATGGTTCACTCCCGTGATAATTATCGATCGAGCGAGCATAAGGGCGCCCTGTGACAGGCGTGCGACAGAACCATGAACGTTTGTTGACAAAATAGTCAGGAAGTCGGCATGCTTGGCGGAAATTCGTACCTAAGCGGAACAAGCGATGTTCAAAGCGATATGGTTGGCTTTCCTGCTCCCGCTGGCTGCCTCATGCTGGGCGGAAAACGAGGACGAAGCGGCGCGGGAGCGACTTTTGAATCGCATCGAACAAGATTTTCGCGACACCGCCGCCATGACCGGCAAGCGCGCGCTCGACCCGCGGGTGAAAAAGGCGCTGCGGGAAGTACCCAGGCACCTTTTCGTCGATCCCCCCCACCGCCACCAGGCCTACAAAAACCGGCCCCTCCCCATCGGCTACGGCCAAACCATCTCCCAACCCTATATCGTCGCTTTAATGACCGCGCTGCTCGAACCCCAACCGGATCACACGGTCCTGGAAATCGGGACTGGATCGGGTTATCAGGCGGCGGTCCTGTCCCGTCTGGTGAAAAAGGTATACACCGTCGAGATCATCGAACCCTTGGCCGAACAAGCGCGGAAGCGGCTGCGGGAATTGGGCTATGCCAACGTGGAGGTGCGTCTCGGAGACGGCTATCACGGCTGGAAGGAACACGCGCCCTTCGACGGCATCGTGGTCACCGCGGCCGCCAGCCACATTCCTCAACCCTTGGTCCAACAACTCAAACCCGGCGGACGAATGATCGTTCCGGTGGGTGGGCATTTTCTCACCCAATCCCTGCTGCTGGTGGAAAAAGATCGTGGGGGGCGCGTGATCACGCGGCAGTTGCTGCCGGTCAGGTTCGTCCCCTTGACCGGAAAGCATTGATTGGAAGGACGGGGTTCGGCGCTCCCCGAAAACCCGCCTCAACGCCAACCCGCCATAATTATCGGGATAGACGCTTAATCGAGGGTGTAAAGATAAGCGGCCATATCCCGCGCATCCCGCTCATTCACCCCCAGATCCGGCATCGCCGACAAGGAAGCGATCTCCTGGGGGTGCCGGAGCCATCGGATCATGTTTTCCGGCGTATTGGGCAGACTGCCCGCGATATAGACTCGCTTCGCCATCCGGTCGAGGGGCGGGCCCACCAGGCTGTTGGCGCCTACGACACCGGGAATCACGTGGCAACCGGTGCACGCATACTGTTGCAGCGCCACTTTTCCCCGTTGGGGGTCTCCCTCCATTTCCTGCATGGCAGCAGTGGAAGATTCGTGCCCATGAGCGGACAGCCCCGCCAGCATTCCCAGAAAAACGGCGATCGTTTTATCTAATTGCACGGCCTTTATTCAAGATAGTTTGTGGATGACTGTGTTTCCCTGGAAACAGCCTCTGCGGTTTCCATTGCATTTATTGAGTACGCCATGGACCGATAATCCTTGGGCGAAAGCGCAGGAAGGTACTTCACGAACGCCACGATCGACCAAATTTCATCGTCCCGGAATCGGTACTGCCAGGCGGGCATGCCGGTCATTTTAATTCCGTTGCTGACCACCCAGAAGATTTCGGCCGACGTCAACTCCCGGCCGCTTTCTACTAAGTTGGTGGGCAGCGGAAGCATGCCTTTGCCGGCATCGCCCGGAGCGATACCCGGCGCACCGTGACAGGGCACGCAGTTTTTGTGGTAACGGACGAATCCCGCTTGAATCAG is from Methylohalobius crimeensis 10Ki and encodes:
- a CDS encoding HDOD domain-containing protein; its protein translation is MSELKKWAGIICQQDLPIFRYTINAINNIVSNEDASTTELAQVILQDATLTARILRIANSATYNPTASSINTISRAIVILGFNMVRDLSLSLAIIDALLNLKGRQHAFRLMARSFHAAVQAKSIAEERGDDAPEEIFIAALLYYIGEMAFWCVAGQEGERILHLTDDKGYPPEMAQRQVLGFTFNQLTIALTQDWHLSDLLHSAINQPHLKNPRIKDIIYGHKLAVSAEKGWNAKTTHELIRTIAPYLGLEPEKTQAHLCHNAVKAMDVAKLFGASSIIEYLPIPENSSAEGTSADCQEAEKYPSPDPILQLNILHDLSRILEKQPNINLTLETVLEGIYRGVGMDRTLFALLTPDKKRIHGKYALGEDNQLFTQKFQFELGQVPFFDWLFKHKDAIWIKNTQDPENQPLIVNQLLEIIAAPAFFAFPLILNTTPIGIVYADRQPSMRKLDADSFESFRHFCIQAKMAIEYTSLKKR
- a CDS encoding UDP-2,3-diacylglucosamine diphosphatase, coding for MKLHCRTVCLSDIHLGTRNCKAEELVDFLRRLHCDTLYLVGDVIDFWRLKQAGWYWPAAHNEVVRQLLTLAQNGTRVVYIPGNHDELLRGYVGTEFNGIEIASRCVHESADGRRLMILHGDEFDAVICSSPWLSTFGSRSYDALLGLNHWVNLGRRKLGLPYWSFASFLKSRVKNAVDYIATFEQALIHSAHRQQVDGIFCGHIHHPALRQAGGILYGNCGDWVEHCTALMEDATGQWSQLFWMEDRARLLTDIRQAGALPTTRQRRAA
- a CDS encoding DUF2380 domain-containing protein, coding for MHSVLKYSIIVAWLILSCSPAFAENASIAILDFELKDLTLKPRTQEEMDRTASIKPSLQEILRNRWKYRIVVLDPAAQQAANKGFGYLFEHSDVAARLGRDVGAEWVVVGRVHKASFLFVYLFARLVSAQTGELVEEFIVEVKGPPEKVTGKGVARLARQIASTIRQHNKR
- the cspE gene encoding transcription antiterminator/RNA stability regulator CspE, with the translated sequence MATGTVKWFNEAKGFGFIAQDDGGADVFVHFSAIQGSGFRTLTEGQSVQFDVENGPKGPQASNVVPQ
- a CDS encoding RNA recognition motif domain-containing protein, with the protein product MKTLFVGNIAPQATENDIKELFSEYGTVRKLELPRDIFTGKCRGFAFVDMEGHEARAAKAALDGKTFMDSHLKVRDEKPRLKKGRRRRR
- a CDS encoding gamma-glutamylcyclotransferase family protein; this translates as MLYFSYGSNMSSKRLKARVPSANFVTIATLDRHDLRFHKKGKDGSSKCDAHETGNEAHAVMGVVFDIFETEKPHLDSVEGLGHSYEEKTVEVATPSGETLEAFTYYAVSIDSTLFPYHWYKHHVLTGAREYGLAESYVARIGLVESISDPQPDRHEREMAIYIGEEG
- the ppk1 gene encoding polyphosphate kinase 1, which encodes MLAMAEDETQPLLERLRFLCISSANLDEFFEVRVAALKKKISLGVTGTGVDRADTGALFRTLNERVRAMVDDQYRLLNGQLIPALAGEGIRFLRRAHWNNAQRSWLNTYMREQVLPVVTPLSIDPAHPFPRIANKNLHFIVCLHGNDAFGRGHRYALLPVPRSLPRLVRLPRELAGTDTAFVFLSSVLHAFVGELFPGLTVEGCYQFRVTRDTELYIDEEEMEDLKRELQGRLEQERRFGQAVRLEVADNCPPEVARYLGDCLGVMEDDLYQVNGPVNLHRLASVYDDVERPDFKYSSFKPAIPKRCVAQEDYFGVLRRGEVLLHHPYDAFSPVVALLEQATDDEKVLAIRQTLYRTASRSSIADALVRAAQNGKEVSAVIELRARFDEADNIRLAERLYEAGVHVVYGVVGYKTHAKMLLIVRQEKEGLRRYVHLSTGNYHEITTGFYTDIGLLSAEPILGEDVQRLFHQLTGLGHAFKLQKLVQAPFDLHRFFLDKIHREADLARQGKRGRIIARMNGLEDPEIIEALYAASRAGVKIDLIVRGICCLRPGVKGMSDNIRVRSILGRFLEHSRVYYFGNDGKPEVYAASADWLIRNLHRRVEAAFPIQSRSLQRQVIRETLRYSLRDTTGSWELQPDGSYTRIEPGHKTPFSAQAQLLADRLD
- a CDS encoding lysophospholipid acyltransferase family protein, giving the protein MAWSRVCLKGALFLTWLLLGAAILGGVFPWLERLQPTACPAIRLKWFRGMARILGLRLEVRGEPESGPALVPCNHISWLDVLVLGTQVPVTFVAKNEVADWPLMGFLARRSGTLFVTRGNLRATAGLVRAVGVRLQAGDKVVVFPEGTTTRGETVLPFSTAVFQAVHETAVPVQPVGLRYRGKAARCAPFIGEDDFLSSLVRVLSLRIVPATVVWCRPLPASEQRQALAKHARKYILAGLAAADGNHAPLEPRRLRMDELAALSESGIELVGVPPPGVGHGGGRDSAVVGAAEVFMYFQRQSGRVF
- a CDS encoding GNAT family N-acetyltransferase; the encoded protein is MQRDFSVASNRRYEAFVAMNDATVREAYALRYRVFAQEMGARLEGSDGLDRDQFDPYCDHLVVRDRRSGKIVGCTRLLSDAAADRVGHFYSEKEFDLGAVRTLPGRFLEVGRTCVDRTSRGGIVLTILWSALIHYARERGFSYLMGCASIPPGPDGFAVEAFYRRLMPEQTGPNWLEVTSRRPVPPDLHCVRDDCGVPPLLQTYLRVGAWVCGDPYWDEDFNCMDVFILLPLANIQSRYSKRFLETRTKDRGLVESLS
- a CDS encoding protein-L-isoaspartate(D-aspartate) O-methyltransferase — protein: MFKAIWLAFLLPLAASCWAENEDEAARERLLNRIEQDFRDTAAMTGKRALDPRVKKALREVPRHLFVDPPHRHQAYKNRPLPIGYGQTISQPYIVALMTALLEPQPDHTVLEIGTGSGYQAAVLSRLVKKVYTVEIIEPLAEQARKRLRELGYANVEVRLGDGYHGWKEHAPFDGIVVTAAASHIPQPLVQQLKPGGRMIVPVGGHFLTQSLLLVEKDRGGRVITRQLLPVRFVPLTGKH
- a CDS encoding c-type cytochrome; translated protein: MQLDKTIAVFLGMLAGLSAHGHESSTAAMQEMEGDPQRGKVALQQYACTGCHVIPGVVGANSLVGPPLDRMAKRVYIAGSLPNTPENMIRWLRHPQEIASLSAMPDLGVNERDARDMAAYLYTLD
- a CDS encoding c-type cytochrome, which produces MSPFKPFKQFLLHAAVALAIMGMAGVVGAALVVYFGLYNIAAVAQHTLPVYTVLDIALRQSIRQRAKHIESPSLEDKSLIQAGFVRYHKNCVPCHGAPGIAPGDAGKGMLPLPTNLVESGRELTSAEIFWVVSNGIKMTGMPAWQYRFRDDEIWSIVAFVKYLPALSPKDYRSMAYSINAMETAEAVSRETQSSTNYLE